The DNA window TCGCGTCGCACGATCTGGATATCCGCGGCGCCGGCAATTTGCTTGGCGAGGAACAGTCCGGACATATCAAGGAAGTCGGCTTCGAGCTGTATCAATCGATGCTCGAGGAGGCGATCCTCAACCTCAAGGCAGGCGTCGTCGAACCCGCCGCGGATCGCTGGTCGCCACAGATCACCATCGGCATGCCGGTGCTGATCCCAGAAGATTACGTCGCCGACCTCGCGGTGCGGCTCTCACTGTACCGGCGGCTCGCCGATCTCGATACCGACGAGGAGATCGACAATTTTGCCGCCGAAATGCGCGACCGTTTCGGCGTGTTGCCGGATGAGGTGCGCTATCTGTTCAAGGTCGCGGCGATCAAAGCCTATTGCCGCAGAGCCAATGTCGAGAAGGTCGATGCCGGGCCGAAGGGCGCGGTCATTACGTTCCGCGACAACAAGTTCGCGCAGCCGGACCGGCTGGTCTATTTCATCCGCCAGCATGGCCAGGCTGCAAAGGTGCGGCCGGACATGAAGGTGGTGTTCTTTCAGGAATGGGAGACGCCGGAAGAACGGCTGATGGGCACGACCGAAATCCTGCGCCAGCTCGCCAATCTCGCCGAGAACAAGAAAGCGGCGTAGCGAGTAGCTGATAACGAACAGCCGCCCGCATCGTTGCGGACGGCTGTTTTTGTTCCAATAAAGGCGGCTTATTTTGGATATTTGAACTCAGGCGCGGCCTTCAACGCTTCCTTGGTCGTGTTCATCGACGCCAGCCATTTATCGTCCTTGCTGTCATAGCGAACGTTAACCGACGACGGCGATACCGCGACATAGTGCTCGCCCATGCCGAGGAAGCCGCCGACTGACAGGATCAGTGCATCGACCTGATGGTTCTTGATCGCAAGATCGGTGATCTCGCCAATCGATTCATCTTTCTGGTTGTAGACGTTCAAGCCCTTCAGTTTCGAGCTGAACATCTCGTCCTTTTGTACCGTTGAGAATTTAGCTTCGGCAGGAGCGGTGCCGACGGTTTTGGCGTCTTCAGCGAATGCGGGTGCAGCCAAAACGGCCAGCGAAGCAGCGATCAGTGCAATCTTTTTCATGTCGTCCTCGTCCTCCAGTGCAGAATTGCTGATCTACAATGCAGGGCTGGAATGGTTGTTCCGAAGCGTGGCGGAAACATTCACGAGGCGGCGCGTTGGCCTTCCTCATAGAGTCGCGCGAGCAACGATCTCGCCGAGTCCGTTGGCAGCATGGTTGCAACTGTGATCACCGGCTCGGACCGCGTCTCGCGTTTGCCGTGGCTGGTGTGCCGCATCACGCTGGACAGACGCCGCGCAATTGCGTGTGCGGTCCGTAAATCGGTTTCAGCGAACGCCACGATGACGGATCCGTCTTGCAGGACCGCGCCGAAATCCATTTTTCGTTTCAGGCGGCTGATGATTCGCGCGCCGTCGCGCTGCGCACGTGCATGCGCGGGATCGAAGGCAAAGCGCGCGACCGAAAGCCCGCCACCACGCGACAGCGTCTGATAAACCGTCGTCGCAAAATCGCGGTTGAAGGCAACCGGCGTCAGCAGGCCGGTTTGCGGATCGAGCAGGCCGCCTTCATCGATCGACTGAAGTGTACGGCCCAGATACACCTCAAACGCATGCTGGCGGATCAGCGGCACGGCGTTGGCCGCGATATAGGCGGGTTCACCGGTTATGATTTCGAGGTTCGACAGGTCATAGCTTGGCGCCAGCCCGTCCGATGTCACGACGACAGGCAGATGACGAAAACGGGAATCCTCCGACAGCACCGTGAGGAAAGCGTCCACCACCCGCGGGCTGAAACCTTCGCCAAGCACGATGCCGTCGATGTCTCGATCGTTGAGATGTTTTGCCGCCGCTTCAATGCTGAGCGCGCCGACAATTCCCATCCGCTCGCCGAGCGCCACGGACAGCGCAGGATAGGCTGCGCCGCGTCCGATCAAGAGAACGGTGGCGTCACGCACGGGATCGGTGTCCGATGGTGTCGGCGCCGCCGGGGCGTCGCTCAGCCGCCGCAGTACGGTGGCATGCAGCGTCCTGACACGCAGCGCCGCGCGCAGGCGCGCGATGAGGCGATCGAAATTGCCGCCGACGTGCGAGAACGGAATAGCGTTTCCCGGCAGCAGGATCTGCGGATCGACGGCGATCAGGGGAAGATAGGGTTTTGTGCCGGCGATCTGCTTGGCCAGGACATCGAGGTCTTGCTCCGATGTCTCTGAGATTGCGGCCAGAACCGCAGCCGGGTGTAATTGCTCGATGGCACGCGGCGCGTCGGCCCAGCGGGTTTCGATGACCGGGAACAACTTCGCATCGTCAAGCGCCGTCGCGAACGAGGGCCGTTCGGCGGTCGATACGATGAGGATCGGACCTTGCTGCGACATCGGGGTATTCGGGCCAAAGCGATCAATGGAAAGCCCGACCCTAGTTGGCCAGCCTTAATGGCGCGTCAACGACGTCGTTCGATATGAATTAGACGCGACCGGCCCGATCTCGAAATGCTTCTACCATCAAGGGGTTAAGCCCGAGTTCTCCAAGCGCGTCGCGCGCCCGGGCGTTATCCTGGGCGCGGCCGGCGAGACGGTAGCCACTGAGCCGATCGGGCAGCGCCGTCAGCAGCGCGCCTTGTCCGAGCCGCTTGGCCCATTCCTGTAAATCCTGCGACAGGAAGCGGTAGCCGCCGACGGCCATGATACCGGATGGCGGTGCCGTGATGCAGACCGCGCCGGTCGAACGGTCGAGCCGCACGGCGTAGCCGGTATCGACATAGTCGCGAGGCGGCGGTGCCATCAACGAGTCGCTTGGCGGGGCGGGGGGGGCATAGGCCGCCACGCTCACCATCGGTCCCCGCAATCCGAGCGTACCTTTTGGCGTGATCAGGGTTTCGCCCGCGATCGACGAGCCCGGCACATCACGCGGCGCACCGTGCGATCCCGGAAGGATCGGTGCCGGCGTGCCGTCGGCCGCGCGACGGGCGCCGAACAGTCCGGCTTCTCCGAACAGATAAACGTCCGTCAGGGTCGCACTCGCGATCGTCCAGGGCGGTGACGACGTGATCTGCTCCGGCGCGCGCCAAAGGCCGATCACGTTGCGCAAGGTCGGCAGCCGTGACGGCATGTCGGCTTCGGCCAGTCGCTGCACCAGTTGGGCGGGCGCGACCAGCGTATCGCAGCCATTCTCGTTGATCTGTTGTTCGAGCGCGTCGCCGTCGAACGGATGATGCAACGCAAGTGTTCCCCCGGACAGCAGCCAGACCAGGAGTGACGAGGTCAGGCCCGCGAACGATGACGGCGCGAAGGCCGACATTATTTTCGCGCCCTGCGGCACGTTGCTTTCGAGGAACACCGCGAGGCCGCCGGCGATCAGGTTCAGATGCGTGCGCGGGACTGCGCAAAAGCCATCCGCGGTCACGTCAAAGGAAACGATCGCGGCCTTGCGGCCATCATGCATGATCGCGCGGCTGGTTTCGGATCCACTGATGAGTGCCTGATCGAGCGACGCCATGCCCTCGGGCAGGTCATTGCCGAAGCCGCAGACATGACGGATTGAAAATGCTTCGGCAGCCGCGTTCATGGCGAGATCGGCATGGCTGACGCCATCGATCTTGCTCATCGTCACAATCGCCCGGGCTCCGGTGCGATTGAGCGCGACCGTCAATTCCGCCTGACGCCAAAGCATCGGGAGCAATGCCACGATCAGCCCGGCACGATGCGCCGCAAGCACCGTCAGCATGAACTCGACGGTGTTGGGCAAATGAATCGCGATCACGGAATTCGCGGGCAGGCCTGCCTCGATGAAATGCGCCGCCAGCGCCGTGATTGCACGATCGGCTTGCGCGAAGGTCAGGCGTTTTGGCGGAAGGCCCGTGACGCGCGCCTTGTTGACCGGATCGAGCAGCGCCAGCGCGTCCGGCTGACGTGTCAGAACCCGTCGAAACAGTGCCTCAAGTGTTGGCGATGGATTGGTCTGGATCACGGATTCACTTTGCTGGGGCCGCCGGTCTTTGCCACCAGGTCTCCGGGAGATATCCCGTCAACGCGGTGGCCGTGGGCCGTTCTATCCGATTCCAGCGCGCAATCCATTGCTCTCCGACGTTAAACAGCGGAATAGCGTAGAAGCCGGACATCAAGGCCCGATCAAGCGCCCGCACGGCCGAGACAAAGTCGGGACGTTCGCGTGCCGCCAGCATGGCTGCGATCATGGCGTCGATCGCGGGATCCTTTGCTCCCATGTAATTGCGGGTGCCCTGGCTGTCCGCGGCTGCGCTTCCCCAGTAAAACCACTGCTCGTTGCCCGGCGACAGCGACTGGTCCCAACGGTTTTGGATCATGTCGAAGTCATAGCCGAGCCGCCGCTGGTCGAATTGGACGGCGTCGACCGACCGCACGGTCGCCTCGATGCCGGCTCGCTTCAGGTCTCGCGCATAGGCCAGCGCGATGCGCTCCTGATCGCGCGTCGTCACCAGAATCTCGAAGGTGAGGGGCACTTTGGTCGAACGCTTCCGCAACACCGTGCCTTCGAGGTCGTAGCCGGCCTCGGACAGCAAATTCAATGCACGGCGCAACGTCGTGCGATCGCGGCCCGAAGCGTCGCTGACGGGGAGGCGATAGCTGCCATCCAGAATATCCGGCGCTATGTGCGATGTGAACGGTTTCAGTAGTTCGCGCTCACGCGCATCCTCCGGGCGGCCATAGGCCGATAATTCGGACCCGGCAAAGAAACTTGCCGAGCGGGTGTAAAGCCCGAAAAAGTAATTGCGGTTGATCCATTCGAAATCGAACAGCAGCGTCAGGGCCTGGCGCACACGGATATCGGAAAACACCTCGCGCCGGGTGTTGAACACCAGGAATTCCGATGGCTGCGGCAGCCCGGTCTTGATGGTGTCACGAACCACCTCGCCGTCGCGGACGGCGGGAAAATCATATCCGTCGTGCCAACGCAGCGGTTCGGTTTCGACACGAAAGTCGTAGAGGCCGCGTTTGAAGGCCTCAAACTGGCCGTTCGCCTCCCGGTAGAAATCGAGCCGGATCTCGTCGAAGTTCCATAAGCCCCTGTTCACCGGCAGGTCGCGGCCCCAATAATCGGGATTGCGGATGAAGGTAACACTGGCGCCGGGTTTGACTTCGGTAACGCGATAAGGGCCGGAACCGATCGGCGGCGACAACGAGGTTTCCTCGAAGGTCGCGACATCGGTCGCGTGTTTCGGCAGGATCGGCATCAGGCCGAGGATCAGCGGCAGTTCACGGTCCTGCACGCCGCCGAAATCGAACCTCACCGTCAGCGGGTCGAGTGCTTCGGCCTTTGCGACCTTGGAATAATACTGACGGTGGTTGGGACGGCCGTGGTCGCGCAGCAGGGCCCAGGAAAACAGCACGTCCTCGGCGCGCACGGGTTGCCCGTCCGAGAAACGCGCCAAAGGGTCGAGATGAAAGGTGACGTAACTCCTGACGTCGTCGGTTTCCACGCTCCTGGCCAGCAGGCCGTAAAACGTGAAGGCCTCATCATCGCCACGCGCCATCAGACTTTCGTAGACATAGCCCCGCTCGAACCCATAACCCCTGATCTGCTGCACCGCGAGACCCCTGACGATCAGCGGGTTCAGGCTGTCGAAGGTTCCCAAAAGACCTTGCACCAGCCGGCCACCTTTCGGTGCGTCGGGATTGGCATAGGGCATGTGGCCGTAGTTGGCTGATAACGCCGGCACCCCGTGCATGGCGAGGGCATAGCTTGGGTCTGCCGATGCTGCGTGGCAGTCCGTCGTCAGCCACGCGCCAAGCGCGAGGAAACCGCAGAGAAAAGCGCGAACGCAGCAGCGTCTCCAAGCCCGCCGTGCATCGTGTCGATTTGATTCGATATCGCTCACATCGGAGCTTTATCACAGCCGTTCGCATCAGGCCCCGCATGCATCAAAGGTGCCCGTTGGCATTGATCTTTTCGCACGCCGCTGTATGAAGGCGTGCAATTGACCGAGGCGAAAGAGCCTGTCACGTATCCGCCTCAATTGGCAGGGAGACAGCCGCGCAAACGGTCAGGTCTCGGTGCCCTGCAGCGGTTTCGGGCGCTCCCGTTCAGAAAGGGTTTTCCGCAATGAATTTCCGTATCTTGGCCGCGCCGATCTGGCCGCGTGGGCGGGTTTTTGCCTTGTTGGCGGCGACCGCTCTGGCCACTTCGTTTCTTGCTTCCGAGGTGCAGGCCCAAGCCCCGGCTCCGGCACCCGCCGCTCCCAAGGCCAAGCCCAAGGCCGCGCCGAAAGCTGCACCGGCAGCGCCGGCTCCGACCGCTCAGCAGGCAGCACCGCCGCCAGCGGCAGGCGCGCCCGCCGCGGGTGCCCCGGCCGCAGGGGCTCAGCCGCAGGACCAGCAAGTTCAGCTGATCTATGCGCCCTGGACCAAATTCTGCCTGAAGGGTCAGGATGCCAATGCCAAGCAGGTCTGCTTCACCGGCAAGGATGGTCGCATCGAGTCCGGGCAACCGGTGATTGCCGCCGTTATCATCGAGCCGGAAGGCGAACCGAAGAAGATCCTGCGCGTCACGCTGCCGCTCGGCATGCAGCTCATTCATGGCACGCGCGTGATCGTCGACAGCAACCCGCCGATGCAGTCCCCTTATGTGATCTGCTTCGCCAATGGTTGCATGTCGGATTACGAGGTGACCCCGGAATTGCTGGCCAACATGAAGAAGGGTCAGAATCTGGTGGTGCAGGCCATCAATTCCAACGGCGCACCGCTCACCTTGCCGCTGCCGCTGGCGGAATTCGCCAAAGCCTATGACGGGCCGCCGACCGACCCGAAGGTATTCGAAGAGACCCAGAAGAAGCTGCAGGAAGAACTGCAGAAGCGTGCTGAAGAAGCCCGCGCCAAGCTGCAGGCGAACTCGCCCGCGGGTGCGGCTCCGGCCACTCCGGCTCCGGCCGCGAAATAAGGGCCATCACCAGCAAACAAAAGGCGCCCGATCGGGCGCCTTTTTTCTTGTTCTTGGCCAGTTCTTGGCCAGGCTATTGGGTTGGTTCAGCGGAAAGTCTAATTCAATGAAGGGTTCCGGGGCCGGTAACCGCCCGACTTGTCCTTCACGAAAATCTCGGCCACCTGCGAATGCCGGATCGGCTCGCCCGAGTCATCGGGCAACAGGTTCTGTTCGGAAACATAGGCGATGTATTCCGATTCCGAATTCTCGGCGAGCAAATGATAGAACGGCTGATCCTTGTGCGGTCGATTCTCTTCAGGGATCGACAGCCACCATTCCTCGGTATTGTTGAATTCCGGATCGATATCGAAGATCACGCCCCGGAACGAAAAGATCCGATGGCGGACGATCTGCCCGATCTGAAATTTGGCGGTACGCGCTTTTATCATGTCTCGTCGAATAGACCATGATTGTGGCCGATGCTAGAGGCAAACGGGCGAATTAACCCTTGCTGTGGCCGCCTGTCCGGCGCGTCGACCGGGGCTATCATGATGAAGAAAACGCTTCCCGATGATCGACGTTCTCAATCTGGCGCTGCCGTATTTCGGCTTGATCTTCATTGGCTTTGCCTGCGGCAAGGCCAAGGCTATCCCGGAGGCGGGCCTCGCCTGGATGAATTTCTTTCTGCTCTATGTCTCGCTGCCCGCGCTGCTGTACGGCATCATGTCCAAGACGCCGTTTGCGGAACTCAATAACCCGCCATTTCTGGTCGCAACCACGCTCGGTACGGCGAGCGCTTTCGCCCTCGCGCTGTTGGCGGGACGGTTCATCGGGCGGCTGACCTTTCGCGAGGCCACGCTGGCGGGCCTTTCCGGCGGCTATGGCAATATCGGCTATATGGGCCCCGGGCTAGCGCTGGCCGTGCTGGGAACGAAGGCCGCGGCGCCGACCGCGCTGATTTTCTGCTGCGACAGCATCTTCCTGTTTTCGATCGTGCCACTACTGATCGCGCTCACGGATCGCCAGCATCCATCCTTGCTGCACACGCTGGGGATCGTGGCCCGGCAGATCGTTTTCAATCCGCTGATCATGTCGGCCTGTGCCGGCGCGCTGGCGGCATCGCTCCACCTTCGGCCTCCGGTAGCGATCGATAATACCTTGCTGTTTCTCCAGAACGCCGCGGCCCCCGTGGCGCTGTTTGCGCTTGGCGTGACCGTTGCACTGCGGCCATTCGGCCGCGTGCCGTGGGAGGTTCCCGGCGTCATCGCGGTTAAACTCCTGATCCATCCGCTGGTCGTGTTCGGATTGATGTTCCTGGTGGGTCCCTTCGCGCAGCCTTGGGCAGCAACGGCCGTCCTGATGGCGTCACTGCCGCCGGCGCTGAATGTGTTTGTGATCGCCCGGCAGAACGACACCTGGATTGAACCGGCATCGGTTGCGGTGCTGATCGGAACGTTCGCCTCTGTCGTCACGCTCACCAGCGTGATGTGGCTGCTGCAGACGGGAAGGCTTGTATTTCCCTGAGAACGGCTAGCTCACCCGACGCGTCGGCCGCCATGAAGGCGCCAGACCCTCGCGCATGGCGATACGGCGAAGCGGCCCGATCGAGCCGATCAGATGCAGACCGGCCGCGCGCAGCGACTGGACCGGCAGGAAATCGCTGAGCAGCGAACGGTTCGCCAGATCGATCGCCAGCGTCCGGCTTGCAACATCAGCCCGCCGGGCCGAATGGTAGCGATCCAGCACGGGCGCTGCGCCGGGATCGCCGCCGGCCGCCATCGCGTCGCGCACGATATCGGCGATATCAGCGGCGTCGCGGAGCCCCATATTCAGCCCCTGCGCACCGATCGGCGGCAGCACATGGGCGGCTTCGCCGACCAGCGCGATGCGGTGCTGCGCAAATCGGTGGGACTGTTCGATCGCGAGCGGAAACAAATGACGCCCCGGCTCGATATGGACGCGGCCGAGAATGGAATGCGATCGCACCTCAGTGGCCTCGGATAATTCGTCATCCGTAAGCGCCATCAGCCGCTCGGCTTCCTTGCGCGCCGCAACCCACACCACGCTGCAGCGGCTGCCCGGCAGCGGTACGAAGACGCATGGACCTTGCGGCGTGTGAAACTCAGTGGAGATATTTCGATGCGGCCGCGAGTGATTGACGTTGAAGGTGAGGGCCGCCTGATCGAGTTCGCGCCGCCTGACCTCGATGCCGGCCGCGCTCCTGGAGCGCGACTGCCGTCCGTCGGCGCCGACCACAAGACGCGCCGAGAGCGATTGTCCGCCAGCGGTGCGAATGGCGACAATTGTATCTTCCGGACCGATCGCATCCGCTTCGTCGTCGAGCCGGGTCAGCCGCGGAAGCTCCGCGGCGCGATCTTCCAATGCGGACATCAGCGCCCGGTTCTCGATATTGTGGCCGAATTCCTCGAGGCCGATTTCGTCGGACGAAAACCTGACCTCGGGCGCGCGGATCAGCCGGCCGGTGTCATCGACCAGCCGCATGGTTCGCAACGGGGCCGCCTTGTCTTTGCAGCGGGACCAGACGTTCAGTCCTTGCAAAAAACCAACGGAATCACCGAGCAGAGCCGTGGTGCGATTGTCGGCATAAGGTGCGCGCCGGGCGATCAGGGCCGTCTTCGCGCCGGTCTGCGCCAGCGCGATTGCAGTTGCAACGCCCGCAGGTCCGCCGCCGATAACGACCACATCGAATGGTGCCGAGACATCGTTCATATCAGGACAATTGACGTTCCCGGCGGCATTTTCAAGCCCGTGCCGCATCTCCGTTTCCCACCGATTTGCGCGGCCGAACGCCGCAAGCGCCGATATGCAAAGGCGTCCGATTCCTGATAGCACTGCCGGCTAGATGGACCAGGAAAATCAGCAGGATTCGTTGTCAGCGTCGTCGCGAAGGCGGGCCGCCGCGTTTTCGGTGCATGTCTTCACGGCACTGGGGGCGGGTATCGCTCTGATCGCACAGCTAGAGGCGGTCCGCGAGCACTGGGCGGCGATGTTCGCCTGGCTTGGGATCGCGCTAGTAATCGACGCGATCGACGGTCCGATCGCGCGACGGCTGGACGTCACCAATGTGCAGCCGAACTGGTCGGGCGAGGTGCTCGACCTCGTCGTCGATTTTGTCACTTACGTCTTTGTGCCAGCCTACGCCATTACGGCGAGCGGCTTATTGCTGCCGCTGGCGGCGCCGCTGCTCGGCATCGGCATCGTCGTATCGAGCGCGCTCTATTTCGCCGATCGGCGCATGAAGGCCGAGGACAATCATTTTCGCGGGTTTCCAGCGCTGTGGAACGCCGCGGCATTCTATCTATTCCTGCTGCACTGGCCGCCCGGCCTTTCGAGCCTGGCGGTTGCCATTCTCATCGTGCTCACGTTCATTCCCTTCTATGTGCTGCACCCCGTGCGCGTGGCCCGGCTGCGCACCTTGACCCTGTCGTTGATCGGAGTTTGGGCGGCGCTTGCCATCTACGCCCTGGCGAGCGATTTCGACGTCGGCATGCCTGTCACCATCGCGCTGTGTGCGATCGCCATCTACATCGGGGGAAGCGATGCGGCGATCCGCCTCGCACGGGCGTTCGGCATATGATTGCACTGTGGACCAGTCCGGAGGCATGGGCGGCGTTGCTGACCCTGACGGCGCTTGAGATCGTTCTCGGCATCGATAACGTCATTTTCATCTCGGTGATCGTCTCGCGCATTCCGCCACGGCAGGCGAAACGAGCGCGGCAGATCGGGTTGGCGCTCGCACTGATATTCCGCATCCTGCTGCTCAGCCTGCTGGTGTGGCTGATCGGCCTGACCCAGGACGTGCTCACGCTAAAAGGCTTCGCCTTTTCCTGGCGCGACATCATTCTGATCGGCGGCGGATTGTTCCTGATCGCGAAGGCAACGCACGAAATTCACACTGAAGTCGAGGCGAATGACGGGGCTGATGACGTTGAGCCGAGAGCCAGCGCGTTCTTCTGGGTCATTGTCCAGATCATCGTCATCGACATGGTGTTTTCGCTGGATTCAATCATCACCGCGATCGGCATGGCGCAGGATTTGCAAATCATGATTGCAGCCGTCGTTATCGCCTGTGTCATCATGTACGCATCGTCCGGCCCGGTCGCGAAATTCGTGGCCGAGCATCCCACCACCAAAATGCTGGCGCTGGCATTCCTGGTGCTGATCGGCGTGGCGCTGGTCGCCGACGGGTTTAAATTCCATATCCCGCGCGGCTATATCTATTTTGCCATCGCGTTTTCGGCCGTCGTCGAACTCTTCAATGTGCTCGCCAAACGCAACCGTAAAAAAGCCGGCCGTTAATCGATTGGAGACGTTCCCGGAACCATCGAGTTGACAACGCAGCCTCGATGGCTTTCGCTTCGTCCCGAGAGCAGGCCAGGATATATTGAAGGAGAACCCGCGATGACCAAGGCTGTGCGCGTGCACAAGGTGGGGGGGCCCGAAGCTCTGGTCTATGAGGCTGTGGATGTACCCGAGCCGGGACACGGTGAGGTGCGTATCCGCCAGCATGCGGTCGGCCTCAACTTCATTGACGTGTACTTCCGCACCGGCCTCTATAAGGCGCCGGGACTGCCGTTCGTCCCCGGCAACGAGGCGGCGGGCGAAGTCGTGGCGGTCGGACCTGGTGTGACCAATTTTCACCCCGGCGATCGCGTTGCCTATTATCACAACCTTGGCGCCTACGCCTCCGAACGGAACATTCCCTGGGAGAAGCTGGTCAAGCTGCCCGACCACATCACCTACGAGCAGGGCGCCGTGCTGATGTTGAAGGGGCTGACGGTCTGGTACTTGCTGCACAAGACCTTCAAGGTCGAGCCGGGGCATCGGGTGCTGATCCATGCTGCGGCAGGTGGCATCGGCTTGCTCGCATGTCAGTGGGCGAAGGCGCTCGGTGCGCATGTCATCGGCACGGCGGGCAGCAAAGCGAAAGCCGACCTCGCGCTCTCCAACGGTTGCGATCACGTCATCCTATACAACGAAGAGGATTTCGTGGCGCGCGTGAAGCAGATCAGCCGCAACGAACTCTGCGATGTCGTCTATGACGGCGTTGGCAAGACAACGTTTCCGGGTTCGCTGTCCTGTCTGAGGCCGCGCGGCTTGTTTGTGAGTTTCGGCAATGCTTCAGGGCCGGTGCCGCCCTTTGCGATTGCCGAACTCAACAATCACGGCTCGCTGTTTGCGACCCGGCCGAAGCTCAACGATTACATCGGCAAGCGCTCGGAATTACTGGAAGGCGCCGACACGTTGTTTGCCGCCGTCATCAACGGCAAAATCCACGTCCCGATCAACCACGCCTACGCGCTGAAAGATGCG is part of the Bradyrhizobium canariense genome and encodes:
- a CDS encoding GGDEF domain-containing protein; protein product: MSQQGPILIVSTAERPSFATALDDAKLFPVIETRWADAPRAIEQLHPAAVLAAISETSEQDLDVLAKQIAGTKPYLPLIAVDPQILLPGNAIPFSHVGGNFDRLIARLRAALRVRTLHATVLRRLSDAPAAPTPSDTDPVRDATVLLIGRGAAYPALSVALGERMGIVGALSIEAAAKHLNDRDIDGIVLGEGFSPRVVDAFLTVLSEDSRFRHLPVVVTSDGLAPSYDLSNLEIITGEPAYIAANAVPLIRQHAFEVYLGRTLQSIDEGGLLDPQTGLLTPVAFNRDFATTVYQTLSRGGGLSVARFAFDPAHARAQRDGARIISRLKRKMDFGAVLQDGSVIVAFAETDLRTAHAIARRLSSVMRHTSHGKRETRSEPVITVATMLPTDSARSLLARLYEEGQRAAS
- a CDS encoding TerC family protein, whose amino-acid sequence is MIALWTSPEAWAALLTLTALEIVLGIDNVIFISVIVSRIPPRQAKRARQIGLALALIFRILLLSLLVWLIGLTQDVLTLKGFAFSWRDIILIGGGLFLIAKATHEIHTEVEANDGADDVEPRASAFFWVIVQIIVIDMVFSLDSIITAIGMAQDLQIMIAAVVIACVIMYASSGPVAKFVAEHPTTKMLALAFLVLIGVALVADGFKFHIPRGYIYFAIAFSAVVELFNVLAKRNRKKAGR
- the pcsA gene encoding phosphatidylcholine synthase: MDQENQQDSLSASSRRRAAAFSVHVFTALGAGIALIAQLEAVREHWAAMFAWLGIALVIDAIDGPIARRLDVTNVQPNWSGEVLDLVVDFVTYVFVPAYAITASGLLLPLAAPLLGIGIVVSSALYFADRRMKAEDNHFRGFPALWNAAAFYLFLLHWPPGLSSLAVAILIVLTFIPFYVLHPVRVARLRTLTLSLIGVWAALAIYALASDFDVGMPVTIALCAIAIYIGGSDAAIRLARAFGI
- the hspQ gene encoding heat shock protein HspQ — translated: MIKARTAKFQIGQIVRHRIFSFRGVIFDIDPEFNNTEEWWLSIPEENRPHKDQPFYHLLAENSESEYIAYVSEQNLLPDDSGEPIRHSQVAEIFVKDKSGGYRPRNPSLN
- a CDS encoding AMP-binding protein, with the translated sequence MIQTNPSPTLEALFRRVLTRQPDALALLDPVNKARVTGLPPKRLTFAQADRAITALAAHFIEAGLPANSVIAIHLPNTVEFMLTVLAAHRAGLIVALLPMLWRQAELTVALNRTGARAIVTMSKIDGVSHADLAMNAAAEAFSIRHVCGFGNDLPEGMASLDQALISGSETSRAIMHDGRKAAIVSFDVTADGFCAVPRTHLNLIAGGLAVFLESNVPQGAKIMSAFAPSSFAGLTSSLLVWLLSGGTLALHHPFDGDALEQQINENGCDTLVAPAQLVQRLAEADMPSRLPTLRNVIGLWRAPEQITSSPPWTIASATLTDVYLFGEAGLFGARRAADGTPAPILPGSHGAPRDVPGSSIAGETLITPKGTLGLRGPMVSVAAYAPPAPPSDSLMAPPPRDYVDTGYAVRLDRSTGAVCITAPPSGIMAVGGYRFLSQDLQEWAKRLGQGALLTALPDRLSGYRLAGRAQDNARARDALGELGLNPLMVEAFRDRAGRV
- a CDS encoding extracellular solute-binding protein; this translates as MHGVPALSANYGHMPYANPDAPKGGRLVQGLLGTFDSLNPLIVRGLAVQQIRGYGFERGYVYESLMARGDDEAFTFYGLLARSVETDDVRSYVTFHLDPLARFSDGQPVRAEDVLFSWALLRDHGRPNHRQYYSKVAKAEALDPLTVRFDFGGVQDRELPLILGLMPILPKHATDVATFEETSLSPPIGSGPYRVTEVKPGASVTFIRNPDYWGRDLPVNRGLWNFDEIRLDFYREANGQFEAFKRGLYDFRVETEPLRWHDGYDFPAVRDGEVVRDTIKTGLPQPSEFLVFNTRREVFSDIRVRQALTLLFDFEWINRNYFFGLYTRSASFFAGSELSAYGRPEDARERELLKPFTSHIAPDILDGSYRLPVSDASGRDRTTLRRALNLLSEAGYDLEGTVLRKRSTKVPLTFEILVTTRDQERIALAYARDLKRAGIEATVRSVDAVQFDQRRLGYDFDMIQNRWDQSLSPGNEQWFYWGSAAADSQGTRNYMGAKDPAIDAMIAAMLAARERPDFVSAVRALDRALMSGFYAIPLFNVGEQWIARWNRIERPTATALTGYLPETWWQRPAAPAK
- a CDS encoding UbiH/UbiF family hydroxylase, producing MNDVSAPFDVVVIGGGPAGVATAIALAQTGAKTALIARRAPYADNRTTALLGDSVGFLQGLNVWSRCKDKAAPLRTMRLVDDTGRLIRAPEVRFSSDEIGLEEFGHNIENRALMSALEDRAAELPRLTRLDDEADAIGPEDTIVAIRTAGGQSLSARLVVGADGRQSRSRSAAGIEVRRRELDQAALTFNVNHSRPHRNISTEFHTPQGPCVFVPLPGSRCSVVWVAARKEAERLMALTDDELSEATEVRSHSILGRVHIEPGRHLFPLAIEQSHRFAQHRIALVGEAAHVLPPIGAQGLNMGLRDAADIADIVRDAMAAGGDPGAAPVLDRYHSARRADVASRTLAIDLANRSLLSDFLPVQSLRAAGLHLIGSIGPLRRIAMREGLAPSWRPTRRVS
- a CDS encoding invasion associated locus B family protein, which translates into the protein MNFRILAAPIWPRGRVFALLAATALATSFLASEVQAQAPAPAPAAPKAKPKAAPKAAPAAPAPTAQQAAPPPAAGAPAAGAPAAGAQPQDQQVQLIYAPWTKFCLKGQDANAKQVCFTGKDGRIESGQPVIAAVIIEPEGEPKKILRVTLPLGMQLIHGTRVIVDSNPPMQSPYVICFANGCMSDYEVTPELLANMKKGQNLVVQAINSNGAPLTLPLPLAEFAKAYDGPPTDPKVFEETQKKLQEELQKRAEEARAKLQANSPAGAAPATPAPAAK
- a CDS encoding AEC family transporter is translated as MIDVLNLALPYFGLIFIGFACGKAKAIPEAGLAWMNFFLLYVSLPALLYGIMSKTPFAELNNPPFLVATTLGTASAFALALLAGRFIGRLTFREATLAGLSGGYGNIGYMGPGLALAVLGTKAAAPTALIFCCDSIFLFSIVPLLIALTDRQHPSLLHTLGIVARQIVFNPLIMSACAGALAASLHLRPPVAIDNTLLFLQNAAAPVALFALGVTVALRPFGRVPWEVPGVIAVKLLIHPLVVFGLMFLVGPFAQPWAATAVLMASLPPALNVFVIARQNDTWIEPASVAVLIGTFASVVTLTSVMWLLQTGRLVFP
- a CDS encoding PRC-barrel domain-containing protein is translated as MKKIALIAASLAVLAAPAFAEDAKTVGTAPAEAKFSTVQKDEMFSSKLKGLNVYNQKDESIGEITDLAIKNHQVDALILSVGGFLGMGEHYVAVSPSSVNVRYDSKDDKWLASMNTTKEALKAAPEFKYPK